One segment of Amycolatopsis alba DSM 44262 DNA contains the following:
- a CDS encoding GNAT family N-acetyltransferase has protein sequence MTIAVETQVSGGLARRVAELTSAAYRSGDLVPGLPVADGAKEDAAGVLADLDGGHRLWTATAGPVLLGTVRALPDGRAWSVRRLAVSPRARRLGVGRRLLRAIEADALAAGASHVVLDAVVERGNPVFYTSAGYRSVRHFAASDKPLSEVHMERVLTEPVPSLTYPDAADLAASPPGLVRSWWEDRAAGVVRVTGPAPDGVSAGLDRHRALAGAAVLRGVDWAPGAAPGPDTVERLPGRAGSIPAYAQPRLGDPEFLAWWRLPARG, from the coding sequence TTGACGATCGCCGTCGAGACGCAGGTGAGCGGCGGACTCGCCCGGCGGGTGGCCGAGCTCACCAGCGCCGCCTACCGGTCGGGCGATCTCGTTCCAGGGCTTCCGGTCGCCGACGGCGCGAAGGAGGACGCGGCCGGCGTACTGGCCGACCTCGACGGCGGGCACCGGCTGTGGACCGCGACCGCGGGACCGGTCCTGCTGGGCACGGTCCGCGCCCTGCCGGACGGGCGGGCGTGGTCGGTGCGCAGGCTGGCGGTGTCCCCGCGGGCCCGTCGTCTCGGCGTGGGCAGACGGCTGCTGCGGGCCATCGAGGCCGACGCTCTCGCGGCAGGCGCGTCACACGTGGTGCTCGACGCGGTCGTGGAGCGGGGGAACCCGGTTTTCTACACCAGCGCCGGTTATCGCAGCGTCCGGCACTTCGCGGCCTCGGACAAGCCGCTGTCCGAGGTGCACATGGAACGCGTGCTCACCGAGCCGGTGCCGTCGCTGACCTATCCCGACGCCGCCGACCTCGCGGCGTCGCCACCGGGACTGGTCCGGTCGTGGTGGGAAGACCGGGCGGCCGGCGTCGTCCGCGTGACGGGCCCGGCTCCCGACGGCGTCTCCGCCGGGCTGGACCGGCACCGCGCCCTCGCCGGTGCGGCCGTGCTGCGCGGAGTCGACTGGGCGCCGGGCGCCGCGCCCGGCCCGGACACGGTGGAGCGCTTGCCGGGACGGGCCGGGTCGATCCCCGCCTACGCCCAGCCCCGCCTGGGTGATCCGGAGTTCCTCGCCTGGTGGCGGCTGCCTGCGCGTGGGTAA
- a CDS encoding non-ribosomal peptide synthetase: MSMPNPPARPDASPHAGLAEARKAVLALRERQQGLGQSGTGRITPAARDRRLPLSFAQQRLWFLDRWAQGRPVYNSPLVLRLRADLDVDALRRALTDVVRRHEVLRTRYPSENGVAYQEVDPAPELLALPVHDFSGEPDPETAAAVTVERLVREPFDLEAGPVFRPALTKLGPAEYVLVLAMHHIATDGWSTAIVLGELVTSYQRATTGAAAPAPLPVQFADYAVWQRGWLASEAPKAQLEYWREQLRDLPTLDLPTDRPRPAERSQAGATEEVLLPEALAGRLTEVARTERVTELTVALATFTAIMSRYSGQSDVVVGSIFSGRTRPEIDPLIGFFANTVVLRVSTAGNPTFRELLARTSDTVIKAHLNQDLPFGKLVDELGPDRDPGRNPLFQVSFTLQHSNAESATVGGLAAEVYPFQVGTARFDLAVQLTQVPGRGLRLWAEYSTELFDVARIRGLFDHYRRALELFLDDPGLRLGGLPLLGEAEYQAIVVDDNRTERDYGTSELCLHQLFESTVDRVPDAVASRFGGVSLSYRELDEAANRLAARLIETGAGPETVVGVLLERGPGLPIAFTGIHKAGGAYLPLDPDHPPARRELLLTEAHAGIVVTTEALAGSLPPGVRAVCVDDPSLDSLPATRPAVEVSPDNLAYVIFTSGSTGRPKGVQVSHRSIANFAPAVIELFGLREGDRVLQFANPAFDVSLFDFFGALCSGATLVQAPRSELLDPVRLTELMRSERVTVTDLPPAVLRLLSPEDLPDLRALFVGLEAFPGELVNAWNTEGRQFHNGYGPTEATVACVDFLCPHEHHDAMPPIGVPMANYQAYVVDRFGQPVPSGVPGELLIGGVGVARGYLDAPGPTAEKFVPDPFGGPGARLYRTGDLVRRRADGNLEFIGRIDSQVKIRGLRIEPTEIEHALLTIDGVDDAAVVVSGSGGSAQLVAYVAGDDLDSARLGAELRGILPVYLVPTQFVTLAELPRAASGKLDRARLPGLDTGAVVVAAEPPSTATQLAVAAIWQEILGVEEISLGDGFFAIGGSSLKITQVATRVHETFGVRLELRELFQYATLGELAELVEKRELEDVSADELAALLDEVDPDGGPTR, encoded by the coding sequence ATGTCGATGCCGAATCCGCCAGCACGACCCGACGCCAGTCCGCACGCAGGCCTCGCCGAAGCGCGCAAAGCGGTTCTGGCGCTGCGGGAACGACAGCAAGGCCTCGGCCAGTCCGGGACCGGCCGCATCACGCCTGCCGCGCGGGACCGAAGGCTGCCGTTGTCGTTCGCCCAGCAGCGGCTGTGGTTTCTCGACCGGTGGGCGCAAGGCCGCCCGGTCTACAACTCCCCGCTGGTCCTGCGCCTGCGCGCGGACCTGGATGTCGACGCGCTGCGGCGCGCCCTGACCGACGTCGTCCGGCGGCACGAGGTGCTGCGCACCCGTTATCCCAGTGAGAACGGTGTGGCGTATCAGGAAGTCGATCCGGCGCCGGAGCTACTGGCGTTGCCGGTGCACGACTTCTCCGGCGAACCGGATCCGGAAACCGCGGCCGCCGTCACCGTCGAACGACTGGTTCGCGAACCGTTCGACCTCGAAGCCGGACCGGTCTTCCGGCCCGCGCTGACCAAGCTCGGACCGGCCGAGTACGTCCTGGTGCTCGCCATGCACCACATCGCAACGGACGGCTGGTCGACCGCCATCGTCCTGGGCGAGCTGGTCACCAGCTATCAGCGAGCCACCACCGGCGCCGCGGCCCCGGCGCCGCTCCCGGTCCAGTTCGCCGACTACGCGGTGTGGCAACGCGGCTGGCTGGCGAGCGAGGCGCCGAAGGCTCAACTCGAATATTGGCGTGAGCAGCTCCGTGACCTGCCCACGCTCGACCTGCCCACCGACCGGCCCCGGCCCGCCGAGCGTTCCCAGGCGGGTGCGACCGAGGAGGTGCTGCTGCCGGAAGCGCTGGCCGGACGGCTCACCGAGGTGGCCAGAACCGAACGGGTCACCGAGCTGACCGTCGCGCTGGCCACGTTCACCGCGATCATGTCGCGCTACAGCGGCCAGTCCGACGTGGTCGTCGGCTCGATCTTCTCCGGCCGTACCCGGCCCGAGATCGATCCGCTGATCGGCTTCTTCGCGAACACCGTCGTGCTGAGGGTCTCGACCGCGGGCAACCCGACGTTCCGTGAGCTGCTGGCCCGCACCAGCGACACCGTCATCAAGGCGCACCTCAACCAGGACCTGCCCTTCGGCAAGCTGGTCGACGAGCTCGGCCCCGACCGCGATCCAGGGCGCAACCCGCTGTTCCAGGTTTCGTTCACCCTGCAGCACTCGAATGCGGAGTCGGCGACCGTCGGCGGGCTCGCGGCCGAGGTCTATCCCTTCCAGGTCGGCACCGCGCGGTTCGACCTCGCCGTCCAGCTCACCCAGGTACCGGGGCGGGGCCTGCGGCTGTGGGCGGAGTACTCCACGGAACTGTTCGACGTCGCGCGCATCCGGGGTTTGTTCGACCACTACCGGCGGGCGCTGGAGCTGTTCCTCGACGATCCGGGCCTGCGACTGGGCGGGCTTCCGCTGCTCGGCGAGGCGGAGTACCAGGCCATCGTCGTCGACGACAACCGGACCGAACGTGACTACGGCACTTCGGAGCTCTGCCTGCACCAGCTCTTCGAGTCCACAGTGGACCGGGTGCCGGACGCGGTGGCCAGCCGGTTCGGCGGCGTCTCGCTGAGCTATCGCGAACTCGACGAAGCGGCCAACCGGCTCGCCGCGCGGCTGATCGAGACCGGGGCCGGGCCGGAGACGGTCGTCGGGGTGCTGCTCGAACGCGGACCCGGCCTGCCCATCGCGTTCACCGGCATCCACAAGGCGGGCGGGGCCTATCTGCCGCTCGACCCCGACCATCCGCCCGCGCGCCGGGAACTGCTGCTCACCGAAGCGCACGCCGGGATCGTCGTGACGACCGAAGCGCTGGCAGGCAGCCTTCCGCCCGGCGTCCGCGCGGTCTGCGTCGACGATCCGTCGCTCGACAGCCTGCCTGCCACCCGGCCCGCGGTCGAGGTCTCACCGGACAACCTGGCCTACGTGATCTTCACGTCCGGTTCGACCGGACGGCCCAAGGGCGTGCAGGTCTCGCACCGGTCGATCGCGAACTTCGCGCCCGCCGTGATCGAACTGTTCGGGCTCCGGGAAGGCGACCGCGTCCTGCAGTTCGCCAACCCGGCGTTCGACGTCAGCCTGTTCGACTTCTTCGGCGCGCTGTGCAGCGGGGCCACGCTCGTCCAGGCCCCGCGGTCGGAACTGCTGGATCCCGTGCGGCTGACCGAACTGATGCGGTCGGAGCGGGTCACCGTCACCGACCTGCCGCCCGCCGTGCTGCGCCTGCTCTCCCCCGAGGACCTGCCCGACCTGCGCGCGCTGTTCGTCGGCCTGGAAGCCTTCCCCGGCGAGCTGGTCAACGCGTGGAACACCGAGGGCAGGCAGTTCCACAACGGCTACGGGCCCACCGAGGCGACGGTCGCCTGCGTGGACTTCCTGTGCCCGCACGAGCATCACGACGCGATGCCGCCGATCGGCGTGCCGATGGCGAACTACCAGGCCTACGTCGTCGACCGGTTCGGCCAGCCGGTCCCGTCCGGGGTGCCCGGCGAGCTGCTCATCGGCGGCGTCGGGGTGGCCAGGGGCTACCTGGACGCGCCGGGCCCCACCGCGGAGAAGTTCGTGCCGGATCCGTTCGGCGGCCCCGGTGCGCGGCTGTACCGGACCGGGGATCTGGTCCGCCGCCGCGCGGACGGGAACCTGGAGTTCATCGGGCGCATCGACAGCCAGGTCAAGATCCGCGGCCTGCGGATCGAGCCGACGGAGATCGAGCACGCCCTGCTGACGATCGACGGGGTCGACGACGCGGCCGTCGTGGTCTCCGGGTCGGGCGGCTCGGCCCAGCTGGTCGCCTATGTCGCGGGCGACGACTTGGATTCCGCGCGGCTGGGTGCCGAACTGCGCGGCATCCTGCCCGTCTACCTCGTGCCCACCCAGTTCGTGACCCTGGCGGAACTGCCTCGCGCCGCCAGCGGCAAGCTCGACCGCGCGCGGCTTCCCGGTCTCGACACCGGCGCCGTGGTCGTGGCCGCCGAGCCGCCGAGCACGGCTACGCAGCTCGCGGTGGCCGCGATCTGGCAGGAGATCCTAGGCGTCGAGGAAATCTCCCTCGGCGACGGGTTCTTCGCCATCGGCGGCAGTTCCCTCAAGATCACCCAGGTCGCCACCCGCGTTCACGAAACCTTCGGCGTCCGGCTGGAACTGCGGGAGCTGTTCCAATACGCCACCCTCGGCGAACTGGCCGAGCTCGTCGAGAAACGCGAGCTGGAAGACGTGTCGGCGGACGAACTGGCCGCGCTGCTCGACGAGGTCGATCCGGACGGCGGGCCGACCCGGTGA
- a CDS encoding acyl-CoA dehydrogenase family protein — translation MTGTEFRERLREFFAEKQVRREVEQLRRLPPSAETGRLEVYRLLGERGWLAPHWPVEFGGLGLGPAEAAALTEEMLLAGVPDDLHTLSIGIVGTFLLHSGSAAQKRAHLPALASGERAATVLFTEAECGSDLAALRTTASPEGGGWRLRGAKIYNQKSQFADMALCAARTRDSGVGMDGITLFLVPLTSAGVHVETVPSLGNDRFTQVVIDGLLLTEDAVVGAPHDGWTLMNDLLLLERTGIDFHAKARVLFDTVVRRAAQSGKLDDPAYSHPLAELDARLSAAEALAWRQVRNLTRGEPDPVGSAMAKWYASEQARPVLRAAAEVDGLDAALSGWDEDAPEDGVLEAAYRTGPSLRLASGTSEVMLYLIAASGLGLL, via the coding sequence ATGACCGGCACGGAGTTCCGTGAACGGCTCCGGGAGTTCTTCGCCGAAAAGCAGGTGCGGCGGGAGGTCGAACAGCTGCGCAGGCTGCCGCCGTCGGCGGAGACCGGGCGGCTGGAGGTCTACCGCCTGCTCGGCGAACGAGGCTGGCTCGCGCCGCACTGGCCGGTGGAGTTCGGCGGCCTCGGCCTCGGGCCCGCCGAGGCGGCCGCGCTGACCGAGGAGATGCTGCTGGCGGGCGTGCCCGACGATCTGCACACCCTCAGCATCGGCATCGTCGGCACGTTCCTGCTGCACAGCGGGTCGGCGGCGCAGAAGCGGGCGCATCTGCCCGCACTGGCCAGTGGCGAGCGGGCGGCCACGGTGCTGTTCACCGAAGCCGAGTGCGGGTCCGACCTCGCCGCGCTGCGCACCACCGCGAGTCCGGAGGGCGGTGGCTGGCGGCTGCGCGGTGCGAAGATCTACAACCAGAAGTCGCAGTTCGCCGACATGGCGCTGTGTGCCGCGCGCACACGGGACAGCGGTGTCGGCATGGACGGCATCACCCTGTTCCTCGTGCCGCTGACCTCCGCGGGCGTGCATGTCGAGACGGTGCCGTCGCTGGGCAACGACCGGTTCACCCAGGTGGTGATCGACGGCCTGCTGCTGACCGAAGACGCCGTCGTCGGCGCGCCGCACGACGGCTGGACCCTGATGAACGACCTGCTGCTGCTCGAACGCACCGGCATCGACTTCCACGCCAAGGCCCGCGTCCTGTTCGACACGGTCGTCCGGCGTGCCGCGCAGAGCGGGAAGCTCGACGATCCGGCCTACTCCCACCCGCTGGCCGAGCTCGACGCCCGGCTGTCGGCGGCGGAGGCACTGGCCTGGCGGCAGGTCCGCAACCTCACGCGGGGTGAGCCGGATCCGGTCGGTTCCGCGATGGCCAAGTGGTACGCCTCGGAACAGGCCCGGCCGGTCCTGCGCGCCGCCGCCGAAGTCGACGGGCTCGACGCGGCCCTGTCGGGATGGGACGAGGACGCCCCCGAAGACGGGGTGCTGGAGGCCGCCTACCGCACCGGCCCCAGCCTCCGGCTCGCCTCCGGCACCTCCGAGGTGATGCTCTATCTGATCGCGGCGAGTGGACTGGGACTTCTCTGA
- a CDS encoding acyl-CoA dehydrogenase family protein, with protein MTADLTALFDDETTPLLRRLGQRARGAGADAAPDPVDAETRRQVWSALTGLGALSGLRSPAEPVTFARLLDVADLMGAALYQSPFPDTVTAADLLGVSGKTALLDGITENGRTVALALRTSGTDHPASPAPWRVSPDGTTVTAVRKFVGFATDVDDLLVLGTANGRVCAGLVAVDQPGVLVRRQDDVAAGDLHAVTLESAAVTGGVFDVDDDYPGVLARARVRHGAYLVGSAKAAVRLTGEYLRSRNAFGAPLAKSTVLAHRLAGLAAEAEAVRALADAAAEQGPDARTGARIALLAGEVARRSAEESVHLHGAFGMTDRCDAQLFYRRAHIDGQWYGTATALRAELAAALAKS; from the coding sequence ATGACGGCTGATCTCACGGCACTGTTCGACGACGAGACCACGCCGTTGCTGCGACGGCTCGGGCAACGCGCGCGAGGGGCGGGTGCCGACGCCGCACCCGACCCTGTCGATGCCGAAACCCGGCGGCAGGTGTGGTCGGCGCTGACCGGGCTCGGTGCCCTGTCCGGGCTGCGGTCCCCGGCCGAACCCGTGACCTTCGCTCGGCTGCTGGACGTCGCCGACCTGATGGGCGCGGCGCTGTACCAGAGCCCGTTCCCCGACACGGTCACCGCCGCCGATCTGCTCGGCGTCAGCGGGAAGACCGCGCTGCTGGACGGGATCACCGAAAACGGCCGGACCGTCGCGCTCGCGCTGCGGACCAGCGGCACCGATCATCCGGCGAGCCCGGCGCCGTGGCGGGTCTCCCCCGACGGCACGACCGTCACCGCGGTCCGGAAGTTCGTCGGGTTCGCCACCGACGTCGACGATCTGCTGGTACTCGGTACGGCGAACGGCCGGGTGTGCGCCGGGCTGGTCGCGGTCGACCAGCCCGGAGTCCTGGTGCGCCGTCAGGACGACGTGGCGGCCGGCGATCTGCACGCGGTGACGCTGGAGTCGGCCGCGGTCACCGGCGGCGTCTTCGACGTCGACGACGACTACCCCGGTGTGCTCGCCAGGGCCAGGGTCAGGCACGGGGCCTACCTGGTCGGCTCGGCCAAGGCGGCGGTCCGGCTCACCGGCGAGTACCTGCGGTCGAGGAACGCCTTCGGCGCGCCGCTGGCCAAGTCGACGGTGCTCGCGCACCGGCTCGCCGGGCTGGCCGCCGAGGCCGAAGCGGTCCGGGCCTTGGCCGACGCCGCCGCCGAACAAGGCCCGGACGCCCGGACCGGCGCGCGGATCGCGTTGCTGGCGGGCGAAGTCGCCCGGCGCAGCGCGGAGGAGTCGGTGCACCTGCACGGTGCGTTCGGCATGACCGACCGTTGCGACGCGCAGCTGTTCTACCGTCGCGCGCACATCGACGGCCAGTGGTACGGCACCGCCACCGCCCTCCGCGCCGAACTCGCGGCCGCGCTGGCCAAGTCGTGA
- a CDS encoding sulfotransferase family protein, protein MNERPRVIALWAAPRSRSTAFFRSMIQLGGLVTLHEPFCNIVDYGRTEVLGDEITSHRELISRIREISATRTVFFKDTTDMRYDEVLADEEFLAGGQHTFLIRSPAEVAASFYAVKPDMVCSDLGLERLYELHQAVLAAGGRAPVVLDAADLVSAPEAMLRGYCERAGLPFRAEATNWAPGSRPEWELSGRWHTAVSESSGFVDKTTVYADTVENNAELKAFSDHHEPFYHLLRDTRLVPAA, encoded by the coding sequence ATGAACGAGCGACCTCGGGTGATCGCGCTGTGGGCCGCACCGCGGTCCCGGTCCACGGCCTTCTTCCGTTCGATGATCCAGTTGGGCGGGCTCGTCACGCTGCACGAGCCGTTCTGCAACATCGTCGACTACGGCCGGACCGAGGTGCTCGGCGACGAGATCACCTCGCACCGTGAGCTGATCTCCCGGATCCGGGAGATCTCGGCCACCCGGACGGTGTTCTTCAAGGACACCACCGATATGCGGTACGACGAGGTCCTCGCGGACGAAGAGTTCCTGGCCGGCGGCCAGCACACCTTCCTGATCCGCTCCCCGGCGGAGGTCGCGGCCTCCTTCTACGCCGTCAAGCCGGACATGGTGTGCTCCGATCTCGGCTTGGAGCGGCTTTACGAACTCCACCAGGCGGTGCTGGCCGCCGGTGGCCGCGCGCCGGTCGTGCTCGATGCCGCCGACCTGGTGAGCGCGCCCGAGGCGATGCTGCGCGGCTACTGCGAGCGGGCCGGTCTCCCGTTCCGCGCCGAAGCCACGAACTGGGCGCCGGGATCGCGGCCGGAGTGGGAACTGTCGGGCCGCTGGCACACCGCGGTGAGCGAGAGTTCCGGCTTCGTCGACAAGACCACGGTGTACGCCGACACCGTGGAGAACAACGCCGAACTCAAGGCGTTCAGCGACCACCACGAGCCGTTCTACCACCTGCTGCGGGACACCCGCCTCGTGCCCGCCGCCTAG
- a CDS encoding non-ribosomal peptide synthetase encodes MPGNGVIARADRSGGRLVCSLPQERLWFLDRADPATTPPGILAAVRFTGKLDIPTLGRCLDEIVRRHEVLRTNLVESGGTPWQVVRPPAPVPLPVRDITHAPDPERAIDESWAREAGTPFDLATDPLLRAGLLRVGDREHVLLLNIHHVACDSRSIGVLLAELAALYESGRHGTASRLPQPSVQYGDVAVWQRERLGHGELDDHRRYWRNHLAGATALVLPADRSRSAVRTARADAVGFRLTPEVTAAVELRAADAGTTPFAVLLAAFSVVLWRWSGQPEVLVGSTETGRSAPQTTSMVGLFATTVPLRLDLRADPAFGSLIDAARDECQAAEAHQAVPFEPMAGEAGAVPPVSVTLTLRDTPPARLRLDDLVIEELPARTVTTNCEVALELAPADGGLDGHWKFSTDLFDRDTASRMAAAFAMVLERGTAHPDEAVSLLPLITEAESTRLIAELSGHSGEVTALGPQTLHGLFERSVDQAPDGVAVVFGDRTLTYRELDERANRLAHFLRAQGVGAEQLVGICLPRSELMIIATLGVLKAGAAYVPLDPGYPPARLNYMARDAEATVVLTHSSVTAAEQLDAGIRFIRLDTEWATVAASPAARPDAGAEGAGLAYVIHTSGTSGPPKGSANEHAKVVNTLHGVNEAYELTPADRMLAISSLSYDMSVYEVFGTLAAGAAVIVPSDAETVDPGRLLDLLVGQQVTAWSSAPALLDALVTHTRGGMPGVRLRVVGLGGDRMPPALPGRLFELIPGVRLLNLAGMTESSYCSLAYRVTHRSYPGGVPWGRPYANQRVYILDKHGRPTPVGVPGELFIGGAGPGRGYWRRPRLTAQRFLPDPFGTEPGSRVYATGDHARFRSNGDVEFLGRLDKQIKIRGFRIEPGEIEAELSTHASVNEPVVIAFDDGRGEPKLAAYVTPRGEKRPTAAELRAYLTALLPAHMVPSVYLVLDRLPLLPSGKLDRAALPSPTGRAEIAGRAALSGKSPTVRPTAEPQTGNGFAPREPARPGWHRGSGTTAGA; translated from the coding sequence ATGCCGGGAAACGGGGTGATCGCCCGAGCCGACCGCAGTGGAGGCAGACTGGTCTGCTCACTGCCCCAGGAACGGCTGTGGTTCCTCGACCGGGCCGATCCCGCGACGACGCCGCCGGGCATCCTCGCCGCGGTCCGGTTCACCGGCAAGCTCGACATCCCCACGCTGGGCCGCTGCCTCGACGAGATCGTGCGCAGGCACGAAGTGCTCCGGACGAACCTGGTCGAGTCAGGCGGCACGCCATGGCAGGTGGTGCGCCCGCCGGCGCCGGTGCCGCTCCCGGTGCGCGACATCACCCACGCGCCCGATCCCGAACGCGCGATCGACGAGTCGTGGGCGCGCGAGGCGGGCACCCCTTTCGACCTCGCCACGGATCCGTTGCTGCGCGCCGGTTTACTGCGCGTCGGCGACCGGGAACACGTGCTGCTGCTCAACATCCACCACGTCGCCTGCGACAGCCGGTCGATCGGGGTGCTGCTGGCCGAACTGGCCGCCCTGTACGAGTCCGGCCGCCACGGCACGGCCTCCCGGCTCCCGCAGCCGTCGGTCCAGTACGGCGATGTCGCGGTGTGGCAACGGGAACGGCTCGGCCACGGCGAACTCGACGACCACCGGCGGTACTGGCGGAACCACCTGGCGGGCGCGACCGCGCTGGTGCTGCCCGCCGACAGGTCCCGCTCCGCGGTGCGGACCGCGCGCGCCGACGCGGTCGGCTTCCGGCTGACCCCCGAGGTCACCGCGGCCGTCGAACTGCGGGCCGCCGACGCGGGCACCACCCCGTTCGCGGTCCTGCTCGCCGCGTTCTCCGTGGTGCTGTGGCGGTGGAGCGGGCAGCCCGAGGTACTCGTCGGCTCGACCGAGACCGGCCGCTCCGCGCCGCAGACCACGTCCATGGTCGGTTTGTTCGCCACCACCGTGCCCCTGCGCCTGGATCTGCGCGCCGACCCCGCGTTCGGTTCGCTGATCGACGCCGCCCGCGACGAATGCCAGGCGGCGGAGGCGCATCAGGCGGTGCCGTTCGAACCGATGGCGGGCGAGGCCGGAGCGGTCCCGCCGGTGTCGGTGACGCTGACCCTGCGCGACACCCCGCCCGCGCGGCTGCGGCTCGACGATCTGGTGATCGAGGAGCTGCCCGCGCGCACCGTGACGACGAACTGCGAAGTCGCCCTCGAACTCGCCCCCGCCGACGGCGGCCTCGACGGCCATTGGAAGTTCAGCACCGACCTGTTCGACCGGGACACCGCGAGCCGGATGGCTGCCGCGTTCGCGATGGTCCTCGAGCGCGGCACGGCCCATCCCGACGAGGCGGTGTCGCTGCTGCCGCTGATCACCGAAGCCGAAAGCACCCGCCTGATCGCCGAGCTGAGCGGGCACTCCGGCGAGGTCACCGCGCTGGGCCCGCAAACCCTGCACGGTCTGTTCGAACGGTCCGTCGACCAGGCACCCGACGGTGTCGCCGTCGTGTTCGGGGACCGTACCCTCACCTACCGGGAACTCGACGAGCGCGCCAACCGGCTCGCGCATTTCCTGCGTGCCCAGGGCGTCGGTGCCGAACAGCTGGTCGGGATCTGCCTGCCGCGCTCCGAGCTGATGATCATCGCGACGCTCGGTGTGCTCAAGGCGGGCGCCGCCTACGTGCCGCTCGATCCCGGCTATCCGCCCGCCAGGCTGAACTACATGGCGCGAGACGCCGAAGCCACCGTGGTGCTGACCCATTCCTCGGTCACCGCGGCCGAACAGCTCGACGCGGGTATCCGGTTCATCCGGCTGGACACCGAATGGGCGACGGTGGCGGCATCGCCCGCCGCGCGGCCCGATGCCGGCGCCGAGGGTGCCGGGCTGGCGTACGTGATCCACACCTCCGGCACCAGCGGGCCGCCCAAGGGCTCGGCCAACGAGCACGCCAAAGTGGTCAACACCCTGCACGGCGTGAACGAGGCCTACGAGCTGACGCCAGCCGACCGGATGCTGGCGATCTCCTCGCTGAGTTACGACATGTCGGTCTACGAGGTGTTCGGCACGCTCGCGGCAGGCGCGGCGGTGATCGTGCCCAGCGACGCCGAGACAGTCGATCCGGGACGGCTGCTGGATCTGCTGGTCGGTCAGCAGGTCACCGCGTGGAGCTCCGCGCCCGCACTGCTCGACGCGCTCGTCACCCATACGCGCGGCGGGATGCCCGGCGTCCGGCTGCGGGTGGTCGGTCTCGGCGGTGACCGGATGCCCCCGGCCCTGCCCGGCCGGTTGTTCGAGCTGATCCCCGGCGTACGCCTGCTGAACCTGGCAGGCATGACCGAGTCGTCCTATTGCAGCCTGGCCTACCGCGTCACCCATCGCTCATACCCCGGCGGTGTCCCGTGGGGCAGGCCGTATGCCAACCAGCGTGTGTACATCCTCGACAAGCACGGACGGCCGACACCGGTCGGCGTACCCGGCGAGTTGTTCATCGGGGGCGCGGGACCGGGGCGCGGCTACTGGCGGCGGCCACGGCTGACCGCGCAACGGTTCCTGCCCGACCCGTTCGGCACCGAGCCCGGCAGCCGGGTCTACGCGACCGGGGACCACGCGCGGTTCCGGTCCAACGGCGACGTCGAGTTCCTCGGCAGGCTCGACAAGCAGATCAAGATCCGCGGTTTCCGGATCGAACCCGGTGAGATCGAGGCGGAACTGTCGACGCACGCTTCGGTCAACGAGCCGGTGGTCATCGCCTTCGACGACGGTCGCGGCGAGCCCAAGCTGGCCGCGTACGTGACCCCTCGCGGGGAGAAGCGCCCCACCGCCGCCGAGCTCCGCGCCTATCTCACCGCGCTGCTGCCCGCGCACATGGTGCCGTCGGTGTACCTCGTCCTCGACCGGCTTCCGTTGCTGCCCAGCGGAAAGCTCGATCGGGCGGCGCTGCCGTCGCCCACCGGCCGGGCCGAGATCGCGGGCCGGGCCGCCCTGTCGGGAAAGTCCCCGACTGTCCGTCCGACCGCTGAGCCACAGACTGGGAATGGATTCGCCCCAAGGGAACCAGCCCGGCCGGGGTGGCACCGGGGCTCCGGGACGACAGCCGGAGCATGA